In Ctenopharyngodon idella isolate HZGC_01 chromosome 2, HZGC01, whole genome shotgun sequence, the following are encoded in one genomic region:
- the LOC127523081 gene encoding apoptosis-associated speck-like protein containing a CARD isoform X2, with product MSENILEREPCKGGVSRKRKLADPESPVPYKRLNTGSNEQDNLNFNNASTSAQRPAQTTVYNIVNESPPSYNMENIRNSTVPKTEWKPVKPPALKKEKKPPAPKKEKKPPTPKKEKKPPAPKKVKKPPTPKKEKKPPAPKKVKKPPTPKKEKKPPTPKKEKKPPAPKKVKKPPTPKKEKKPPTPKKEKKPPAPKKVKKPPTPKKEKKPPAPKKVKKPPTPKKEKKPPAPKKVKKPAGRK from the exons ATGAGCGAGAACATCCTTGAGCGGGAGCCATGCAAAG GTGGTGTCAGCAGGAAACGCAAGCTTGCTGATCCTGAATCCCCAGTACCATATAAAA GACTTAATACTGGGAGTAATGAACAAGACAACCTTAATTTTAACAATGCTAGTACCTCAGCACAAAGACCAGCACAAACCACTGTGTACAACATAGTTAATG AAAGTCCACCTTCTTATAACATGGAAAATATCCGAAACTCCACTGTACCCAAAACTGAATGGAAGCCTGTCAAGCCCCCTGCACTCAAGAAAGAGAAGAAGCCCCCGGCACCCAAGAAAGAGAAGAAGCCTCCGACACCCAAGAAAGAGAAGAAGCCCCCGGCACCCAAGAAAGTGAAGAAGCCTCCGACACCCAAGAAAGAGAAGAAGCCCCCGGCACCCAAGAAAGTGAAGAAGCCTCCGACACCCAAGAAAGAGAAGAAGCCTCCGACACCCAAGAAAGAGAAGAAGCCCCCGGCACCCAAGAAAGTGAAGAAGCCTCCGACACCCAAGAAAGAGAAGAAGCCTCCGACACCCAAGAAAGAGAAGAAGCCCCCGGCACCCAAGAAAGTGAAGAAGCCTCCGACACCCAAGAAAGAGAAGAAGCCCCCGGCACCCAAGAAAGTGAAGAAGCCTCCGACACCCAAGAAAGAGAAGAAGCCCCCGGCACCCAAGAAAGTGAAGAAGCCAGCTGGCCGAAAATGA
- the gpsm2 gene encoding G-protein-signaling modulator 2 isoform X1: MAVSSAVVSMQNENRTFVHYRMEASCLDLALEGERLCKVGDYGAGVSFFEAAMQVGTEDLQVLSAIYSQLGNAYFHLQDYSKALEFHHHDLTLTRTTGDRLGEAKASGNLGNTLKVLGRFDEAVVCCQRHLDIARELGDKVGQARALYNFGNVYHAKGKSICWSGAEPGDFPEEVMTALRKAAEYYEADLCIVKELGDRAAQGRTYGNLGNTYYLLGNFRDAVASHEQRLLIAKEFGDRSAERRAYCNLGNACIFLGEFERAAEHYRKALQLARQLKDLAVEAQACYSLGNTYTLLQDYERAIDYHLKHLIIAQDLNDRIGEGRACWSLGNAHTALGNHDQAMHFAEKHLEISKETGDRSGELTARMNVSDLQMVLGLSYSTNNSVLSENKEIDYNLHGARPRMSRRHSMENLELLKLTPDKINMNGQKWTSDILFKQSKSTMAKSSSKLSFVNRFRGKKHKLQSGSSKILQDTSNTREPQQNKHGSTDMLGDEGFFDLLSRFQSNRMDDQRCAIQDRRSHLSVNSSSSSPPTTPPTTIRKSFSESAATPGQEPFLRLLASAQGRRLDEQRAGTGNSLPGLRTISEHSSTSSRQMILSQVMASTDATEPDDQFFDMLVKCQGSRLDDQRCAPPLPSTRGPTVPDEDFFSLIMRSQAKRMDEQRVTLPSCR; this comes from the exons ATGGCTGTGAGCAGTGCAGTGGTTAGCATGCAGAATGAGAACCGAACCTTTGTCCATTACAG GATGGAGGCATCCTGTTTGGACCTGGCTCTGGAGGGGGAGCGTCTGTGCAAGGTCGGGGATTATGGCGCCGGCGTTTCTTTCTTTGAGGCCGCCATGCAGGTTGGCACAGAAGACCTGCAGGTTCTAAGTGCCATCTACAGTCAGCTGGGCAATGCCTACTTCCACTTGCAAGACTACAGTAAAGCTCTGGAGTTCCACCACCATGATCTTACACTTACTAG GACCACAGGGGATCGGCTTGGTGAGGCCAAAGCCAGCGGTAACCTGGGGAACACATTAAAGGTTTTGGGACGCTTTGATGAGGCAGTGGTCTGCTGCCAGAGGCATTTAGATATTGCCAGGGAATTGGGCGACAAG GTGGGGCAGGCCAGAGCACTTTATAATTTTGGAAATGTGTACCACGCCAAGGGAAAAAGCATCTGCTGGAGCGGAGCAGAACCTGGAGACTTCCCTGAGGAGGTCATGACGGCACTTAGAAAAGCCGCTGAATACTACGA GGCAGACCTGTGTATTGTGAAGGAGCTTGGAGACAGAGCAGCACAGGGGAGAACTTATGGAAACCTGGGGAACACATACTACCTGCTAGGAAACTTCAGGGATGCAGTGGCTTCTCATGAACAG CGTCTGCTTATCGCTAAAGAGTTTGGTGACCGGTCTGCAGAGAGGAGAGCCTACTGCAATCTTGGAAATGCTTGCATATTCCTTGGGGAGTTTGAGAGGGCTGCAGAACATTACAG GAAAGCTCTGCAGTTGGCTCGGCAGCTGAAGGATCTGGCGGTGGAGGCTCAGGCCTGCTATAGTCTGGGTAACACATACACACTGCTGCAGGACTATGAGAGAGCTATCGACTACCATCTCAAACATCTCATCATCGCTCAGGACCTCAACGACAG GATCGGTGAAGGCAGGGCCTGCTGGAGTTTGGGAAACGCACATACAGCACTAGGGAATCATGACCAGGCCATGCACTTTGCAGAGAAGCActtagaaatttcaaaagag ACTGGAGATCGTAGCGGTGAGCTCACTGCTCGCATGAATGTCTCTGATCTTCAGATGGTGCTTGGCCTCAGTTATAGCACAAACAATTCAGTCCTGTCAGAGAACAAAGAGATCGACTACAACCTGCATG GAGCCAGACCCAGGATGAGCAGACGGCACAGTATGGAGAACCTAGAGCTGCTGAAACTCACACCTGACAAGATCAACATGAAT GGTCAAAAGTGGACCAGTGATATCCTCTTCAAGCAGTCCAAATCCACAATGGCCAAGTCATCCTCAAAGCTCTCGTTTGTCAATCGTTTCAgaggaaaaaagcacaaacttCAGAGCGGCTCCAGTAAAATCCTGCAGGATACTAGCAACACACGGGAACCTCAGCAGAACAAA CATGGAAGTACAGACATGTTAGGAGACGAGGGTTTCTTTGACTTACTGAGTCGTTTCCAGAGCAACAGGATGGATGACCAGCGGTGTGCAATACAGGATCGGAGGAGCCATCTCTCTGTCAATTCTAGCTCCTCCTCTCCACCCACCACCCCTCCCACAACCATCAGGAAAT CATTCTCAGAGTCAGCTGCAACTCCAGGTCAGGAGCCATTTCTCAGACTGTTGGCGAGTGCTCAGGGCAGGAGGCTGGACGAGCAGAGGGCAGGAACAGGAAACAGTCTGCCTGGCCTGCGCACCATATCCGAACACAGCAGCACTAGCAGCAGACAGATGATCCTCAGCCAGGTCATGGCCAGCACAGACGCCACCGAACCCGACGACCAGTTCTTTGACATGCTCGTCAAGTGTCAG gGGTCCCGTCTGGACGATCAGCGGTGTGCCCCTCCTCTGCCCTCCACCCGTGGCCCCACCGTCCCAGATGAAGACTTCTTCAGCCTCATCATGCGCTCACAGGCCAAGAGGATGGACGAGCAGAGAGTCACGCTGCCCTCCTGCCGCTAA
- the LOC127523081 gene encoding apoptosis-associated speck-like protein containing a CARD isoform X1, whose amino-acid sequence MSENILEREPCKEAKFVDDKRAELIQRVTSVMPIADELKSKNMLHGEKYDEIRKKETNQDKMRTLFESLKSGDTVKIAFYELLEKHEPPLFKELGGVSRKRKLADPESPVPYKRLNTGSNEQDNLNFNNASTSAQRPAQTTVYNIVNESPPSYNMENIRNSTVPKTEWKPVKPPALKKEKKPPAPKKEKKPPTPKKEKKPPAPKKVKKPPTPKKEKKPPAPKKVKKPPTPKKEKKPPTPKKEKKPPAPKKVKKPPTPKKEKKPPTPKKEKKPPAPKKVKKPPTPKKEKKPPAPKKVKKPPTPKKEKKPPAPKKVKKPAGRK is encoded by the exons ATGAGCGAGAACATCCTTGAGCGGGAGCCATGCAAAG AGGCCAAGTTTGTGGATGATAAAAGAGCAGAGCTTATTCAAAGGGTTACTTCAGTGATGCCAATAGCAGATGAGTTAAAAAGTAAGAACATGTTACATGGAGAAAAATATGATGagatcagaaaaaaagaaaccaaccAGGACAAAATGAGAACGCTGTTTGAATCATTGAAGTCTGGCGACACGGTCAAAATTGCCTTTTATGAATTGCTGGAAAAGCATGAACCCCCCCTTTTCAAAGAACTGG GTGGTGTCAGCAGGAAACGCAAGCTTGCTGATCCTGAATCCCCAGTACCATATAAAA GACTTAATACTGGGAGTAATGAACAAGACAACCTTAATTTTAACAATGCTAGTACCTCAGCACAAAGACCAGCACAAACCACTGTGTACAACATAGTTAATG AAAGTCCACCTTCTTATAACATGGAAAATATCCGAAACTCCACTGTACCCAAAACTGAATGGAAGCCTGTCAAGCCCCCTGCACTCAAGAAAGAGAAGAAGCCCCCGGCACCCAAGAAAGAGAAGAAGCCTCCGACACCCAAGAAAGAGAAGAAGCCCCCGGCACCCAAGAAAGTGAAGAAGCCTCCGACACCCAAGAAAGAGAAGAAGCCCCCGGCACCCAAGAAAGTGAAGAAGCCTCCGACACCCAAGAAAGAGAAGAAGCCTCCGACACCCAAGAAAGAGAAGAAGCCCCCGGCACCCAAGAAAGTGAAGAAGCCTCCGACACCCAAGAAAGAGAAGAAGCCTCCGACACCCAAGAAAGAGAAGAAGCCCCCGGCACCCAAGAAAGTGAAGAAGCCTCCGACACCCAAGAAAGAGAAGAAGCCCCCGGCACCCAAGAAAGTGAAGAAGCCTCCGACACCCAAGAAAGAGAAGAAGCCCCCGGCACCCAAGAAAGTGAAGAAGCCAGCTGGCCGAAAATGA
- the gpsm2 gene encoding G-protein-signaling modulator 2 isoform X3, with protein sequence MEASCLDLALEGERLCKVGDYGAGVSFFEAAMQVGTEDLQVLSAIYSQLGNAYFHLQDYSKALEFHHHDLTLTRTTGDRLGEAKASGNLGNTLKVLGRFDEAVVCCQRHLDIARELGDKVGQARALYNFGNVYHAKGKSICWSGAEPGDFPEEVMTALRKAAEYYEADLCIVKELGDRAAQGRTYGNLGNTYYLLGNFRDAVASHEQRLLIAKEFGDRSAERRAYCNLGNACIFLGEFERAAEHYRKALQLARQLKDLAVEAQACYSLGNTYTLLQDYERAIDYHLKHLIIAQDLNDRIGEGRACWSLGNAHTALGNHDQAMHFAEKHLEISKETGDRSGELTARMNVSDLQMVLGLSYSTNNSVLSENKEIDYNLHGARPRMSRRHSMENLELLKLTPDKINMNGQKWTSDILFKQSKSTMAKSSSKLSFVNRFRGKKHKLQSGSSKILQDTSNTREPQQNKHGSTDMLGDEGFFDLLSRFQSNRMDDQRCAIQDRRSHLSVNSSSSSPPTTPPTTIRKSFSESAATPGQEPFLRLLASAQGRRLDEQRAGTGNSLPGLRTISEHSSTSSRQMILSQVMASTDATEPDDQFFDMLVKCQGSRLDDQRCAPPLPSTRGPTVPDEDFFSLIMRSQAKRMDEQRVTLPSCR encoded by the exons ATGGAGGCATCCTGTTTGGACCTGGCTCTGGAGGGGGAGCGTCTGTGCAAGGTCGGGGATTATGGCGCCGGCGTTTCTTTCTTTGAGGCCGCCATGCAGGTTGGCACAGAAGACCTGCAGGTTCTAAGTGCCATCTACAGTCAGCTGGGCAATGCCTACTTCCACTTGCAAGACTACAGTAAAGCTCTGGAGTTCCACCACCATGATCTTACACTTACTAG GACCACAGGGGATCGGCTTGGTGAGGCCAAAGCCAGCGGTAACCTGGGGAACACATTAAAGGTTTTGGGACGCTTTGATGAGGCAGTGGTCTGCTGCCAGAGGCATTTAGATATTGCCAGGGAATTGGGCGACAAG GTGGGGCAGGCCAGAGCACTTTATAATTTTGGAAATGTGTACCACGCCAAGGGAAAAAGCATCTGCTGGAGCGGAGCAGAACCTGGAGACTTCCCTGAGGAGGTCATGACGGCACTTAGAAAAGCCGCTGAATACTACGA GGCAGACCTGTGTATTGTGAAGGAGCTTGGAGACAGAGCAGCACAGGGGAGAACTTATGGAAACCTGGGGAACACATACTACCTGCTAGGAAACTTCAGGGATGCAGTGGCTTCTCATGAACAG CGTCTGCTTATCGCTAAAGAGTTTGGTGACCGGTCTGCAGAGAGGAGAGCCTACTGCAATCTTGGAAATGCTTGCATATTCCTTGGGGAGTTTGAGAGGGCTGCAGAACATTACAG GAAAGCTCTGCAGTTGGCTCGGCAGCTGAAGGATCTGGCGGTGGAGGCTCAGGCCTGCTATAGTCTGGGTAACACATACACACTGCTGCAGGACTATGAGAGAGCTATCGACTACCATCTCAAACATCTCATCATCGCTCAGGACCTCAACGACAG GATCGGTGAAGGCAGGGCCTGCTGGAGTTTGGGAAACGCACATACAGCACTAGGGAATCATGACCAGGCCATGCACTTTGCAGAGAAGCActtagaaatttcaaaagag ACTGGAGATCGTAGCGGTGAGCTCACTGCTCGCATGAATGTCTCTGATCTTCAGATGGTGCTTGGCCTCAGTTATAGCACAAACAATTCAGTCCTGTCAGAGAACAAAGAGATCGACTACAACCTGCATG GAGCCAGACCCAGGATGAGCAGACGGCACAGTATGGAGAACCTAGAGCTGCTGAAACTCACACCTGACAAGATCAACATGAAT GGTCAAAAGTGGACCAGTGATATCCTCTTCAAGCAGTCCAAATCCACAATGGCCAAGTCATCCTCAAAGCTCTCGTTTGTCAATCGTTTCAgaggaaaaaagcacaaacttCAGAGCGGCTCCAGTAAAATCCTGCAGGATACTAGCAACACACGGGAACCTCAGCAGAACAAA CATGGAAGTACAGACATGTTAGGAGACGAGGGTTTCTTTGACTTACTGAGTCGTTTCCAGAGCAACAGGATGGATGACCAGCGGTGTGCAATACAGGATCGGAGGAGCCATCTCTCTGTCAATTCTAGCTCCTCCTCTCCACCCACCACCCCTCCCACAACCATCAGGAAAT CATTCTCAGAGTCAGCTGCAACTCCAGGTCAGGAGCCATTTCTCAGACTGTTGGCGAGTGCTCAGGGCAGGAGGCTGGACGAGCAGAGGGCAGGAACAGGAAACAGTCTGCCTGGCCTGCGCACCATATCCGAACACAGCAGCACTAGCAGCAGACAGATGATCCTCAGCCAGGTCATGGCCAGCACAGACGCCACCGAACCCGACGACCAGTTCTTTGACATGCTCGTCAAGTGTCAG gGGTCCCGTCTGGACGATCAGCGGTGTGCCCCTCCTCTGCCCTCCACCCGTGGCCCCACCGTCCCAGATGAAGACTTCTTCAGCCTCATCATGCGCTCACAGGCCAAGAGGATGGACGAGCAGAGAGTCACGCTGCCCTCCTGCCGCTAA
- the gpsm2 gene encoding G-protein-signaling modulator 2 isoform X2, which translates to MAVSSAVVSMQNENRTFVHYRMEASCLDLALEGERLCKVGDYGAGVSFFEAAMQVGTEDLQVLSAIYSQLGNAYFHLQDYSKALEFHHHDLTLTRTTGDRLGEAKASGNLGNTLKVLGRFDEAVVCCQRHLDIARELGDKVGQARALYNFGNVYHAKGKSICWSGAEPGDFPEEVMTALRKAAEYYEADLCIVKELGDRAAQGRTYGNLGNTYYLLGNFRDAVASHEQRLLIAKEFGDRSAERRAYCNLGNACIFLGEFERAAEHYRKALQLARQLKDLAVEAQACYSLGNTYTLLQDYERAIDYHLKHLIIAQDLNDRIGEGRACWSLGNAHTALGNHDQAMHFAEKHLEISKETGDRSGELTARMNVSDLQMVLGLSYSTNNSVLSENKEIDYNLHGARPRMSRRHSMENLELLKLTPDKINMNGQKWTSDILFKQSKSTMAKSSSKLSFVNRFRGKKHKLQSGSSKILQDTSNTREPQQNKHGSTDMLGDEGFFDLLSRFQSNRMDDQRCAIQDRRSHLSVNSSSSSPPTTPPTTIRKSFSESAATPGQEPFLRLLASAQGRRLDEQRAGTGNSLPGLRTISEHSSTSSRQMILSQVMASTDATEPDDQFFDMLVKCQGSRLDDQRCAPPLPSTRGPTVPDEDFFSLIMRSQAKRMDEQRVTLPSCR; encoded by the exons ATGGCTGTGAGCAGTGCAGTGGTTAGCATGCAGAATGAGAACCGAACCTTTGTCCATTACAG GATGGAGGCATCCTGTTTGGACCTGGCTCTGGAGGGGGAGCGTCTGTGCAAGGTCGGGGATTATGGCGCCGGCGTTTCTTTCTTTGAGGCCGCCATGCAGGTTGGCACAGAAGACCTGCAGGTTCTAAGTGCCATCTACAGTCAGCTGGGCAATGCCTACTTCCACTTGCAAGACTACAGTAAAGCTCTGGAGTTCCACCACCATGATCTTACACTTACTAG GACCACAGGGGATCGGCTTGGTGAGGCCAAAGCCAGCGGTAACCTGGGGAACACATTAAAGGTTTTGGGACGCTTTGATGAGGCAGTGGTCTGCTGCCAGAGGCATTTAGATATTGCCAGGGAATTGGGCGACAAG GTGGGGCAGGCCAGAGCACTTTATAATTTTGGAAATGTGTACCACGCCAAGGGAAAAAGCATCTGCTGGAGCGGAGCAGAACCTGGAGACTTCCCTGAGGAGGTCATGACGGCACTTAGAAAAGCCGCTGAATACTACGA GGCAGACCTGTGTATTGTGAAGGAGCTTGGAGACAGAGCAGCACAGGGGAGAACTTATGGAAACCTGGGGAACACATACTACCTGCTAGGAAACTTCAGGGATGCAGTGGCTTCTCATGAACAG CGTCTGCTTATCGCTAAAGAGTTTGGTGACCGGTCTGCAGAGAGGAGAGCCTACTGCAATCTTGGAAATGCTTGCATATTCCTTGGGGAGTTTGAGAGGGCTGCAGAACATTACAG GAAAGCTCTGCAGTTGGCTCGGCAGCTGAAGGATCTGGCGGTGGAGGCTCAGGCCTGCTATAGTCTGGGTAACACATACACACTGCTGCAGGACTATGAGAGAGCTATCGACTACCATCTCAAACATCTCATCATCGCTCAGGACCTCAACGACAG GATCGGTGAAGGCAGGGCCTGCTGGAGTTTGGGAAACGCACATACAGCACTAGGGAATCATGACCAGGCCATGCACTTTGCAGAGAAGCActtagaaatttcaaaagag ACTGGAGATCGTAGCGGTGAGCTCACTGCTCGCATGAATGTCTCTGATCTTCAGATGGTGCTTGGCCTCAGTTATAGCACAAACAATTCAGTCCTGTCAGAGAACAAAGAGATCGACTACAACCTGCATG GAGCCAGACCCAGGATGAGCAGACGGCACAGTATGGAGAACCTAGAGCTGCTGAAACTCACACCTGACAAGATCAACATGAAT GGTCAAAAGTGGACCAGTGATATCCTCTTCAAGCAGTCCAAATCCACAATGGCCAAGTCATCCTCAAAGCTCTCGTTTGTCAATCGTTTCAgaggaaaaaagcacaaacttCAGAGCGGCTCCAGTAAAATCCTGCAGGATACTAGCAACACACGGGAACCTCAGCAGAACAAA CATGGAAGTACAGACATGTTAGGAGACGAGGGTTTCTTTGACTTACTGAGTCGTTTCCAGAGCAACAGGATGGATGACCAGCGGTGTGCAATACAGGATCGGAGGAGCCATCTCTCTGTCAATTCTAGCTCCTCCTCTCCACCCACCACCCCTCCCACAACCATCAGGAAAT CATTCTCAGAGTCAGCTGCAACTCCAGGTCAGGAGCCATTTCTCAGACTGTTGGCGAGTGCTCAGGGCAGGAGGCTGGACGAGCAGAGGGCAGGAACAGGAAACAGTCTGCCTGGCCTGCGCACCATATCCGAACACAGCAGCACTAGCAGCAGACAGATGATCCTCAGCCAGGTCATGGCCAGCACAGACGCCACCGAACCCGACGACCAGTTCTTTGACATGCTCGTCAAGTGTCAG